A single window of Rhipicephalus microplus isolate Deutch F79 chromosome 5, USDA_Rmic, whole genome shotgun sequence DNA harbors:
- the LOC142818143 gene encoding uncharacterized protein LOC142818143: protein MSERTASRSHVCCLKQGGLGCSAMPTCCAVGCSSSIAKGDKLFVVPRGKNNEERRAVWLHRIGRKNFDCHRGRLCEKHFTMDQYEPAILAQTGIKKLKPNAVSSIFAHRPLPKERKPPAKGGMKRFLLYPWMSQKRQWGGPRTLNQWAVYFLPPRTTQQRQ, encoded by the exons ATGAGTGAGCGCACTGCATCTCGCtcccacgtgtgttgccttaagCAAGGCGGCCTCGGATGTAGCGCAATGCCGACCTGCtgtgccgttggctgctccagcaGCATTGCAAAAGGCGACAAGCTTTTTGTGGTTCCACGAGGGAAAAATAATGAGGAGCGGAGAGCGGTATGGCTGCATCGCATCGGCAGGAAAAACTTCGATTGTCACCGAGGAAGGCTTTGCGAG AAACACTTCACGATGGATCAATATGAGCCAGCAATTCTGGCACAAACTGGGATCAAGAAACTCAAGCCAAATGCGGTTTCTTCTATATTTGCGCATCGGCCTCTTCCGAAAGAGCGCAAGCCACCCGCAAAAGGGGGAATGAAACGGTTCCTG CTGTATCCTTGGATGAGCCAGAAACGTCAGTGGGGAGGGCCCCGGACGCTGAACCAGTGGGCAGTTTATTTT ctgcctcCTCGGACAACACAGCAACGTCAATAG